One window of the Halobacteriovorax sp. JY17 genome contains the following:
- the pssA gene encoding CDP-diacylglycerol--serine O-phosphatidyltransferase, which produces MIDQPKRLAFFLPNTFTALNMACGFASVIMSWNGQFYNASMILLLGAIFDSVDGRVARMTGTQSQFGEQFDSISDVVSFGIAPAFLVYNCFFKDLGRLGMVVSFIYLLCGALRLARFNANIDKVSSDYFQGLPIPTAALGLVGYVLLAIEFELIKTLTPFTIFYVVLYSLLMISNVPFYSFKNAAWVKTHKKRVLALIFLLLALIFTYEQLMIGVITGAYVLGGLIYFITHKGALEDVFSWKSENDEINEGN; this is translated from the coding sequence ATGATTGATCAACCTAAGAGACTTGCTTTCTTTTTACCAAACACTTTTACAGCGTTGAATATGGCCTGTGGTTTTGCCTCAGTAATAATGTCGTGGAATGGACAATTCTATAATGCAAGTATGATTCTTCTTTTAGGAGCAATCTTTGATTCCGTTGATGGAAGAGTTGCTAGAATGACTGGAACCCAATCTCAGTTTGGAGAGCAATTTGATTCAATCAGTGATGTTGTATCATTTGGTATAGCTCCTGCATTTCTTGTTTATAACTGCTTTTTTAAAGATCTTGGACGACTTGGAATGGTCGTATCATTTATTTATCTTCTTTGTGGAGCCTTGAGACTTGCTAGGTTTAATGCAAATATTGATAAAGTAAGTAGTGATTATTTTCAAGGCCTTCCTATTCCGACTGCAGCTTTAGGACTTGTGGGTTATGTTCTACTAGCAATTGAGTTTGAACTTATTAAAACTTTAACCCCTTTTACAATTTTCTATGTTGTCCTTTACTCTTTGCTGATGATTTCAAATGTTCCATTTTATTCATTTAAAAATGCAGCATGGGTAAAAACTCATAAGAAGAGAGTATTAGCTTTAATATTTCTTTTGCTAGCATTGATATTTACATATGAACAATTAATGATTGGTGTAATCACTGGAGCGTATGTTCTTGGTGGATTGATTTACTTTATTACTCATAAAGGTGCACTTGAAGATGTTTTTTCATGGAAGAGCGAAAATGATGAAATTAACGAAGGTAATTAA
- the truA gene encoding tRNA pseudouridine(38-40) synthase TruA — MNFYKLKIKYKGQRYQGWQKQPHSELTIQGQLEKALLKIVKSNDIHTIGSGRTDSGVHALAQVARIQIPFSIESSSLLKAINSHLPDDIECMTCEDSSEDFHPVFGAKDKTYRYVFSLGKRRDALAGDMVTYLSRSLDIEKMKMACKEFIGEHDFADFYTTGTEVSSTVRRIFDCSLEKSSGSGFLKDIYPEYFVFEVKGSGFLKQMVRLMVATIWNIGEGKVSLDELRVALSSPTGRKLAPVAPPQGLYLYEVNY, encoded by the coding sequence TTGAATTTCTATAAATTAAAAATTAAATATAAAGGCCAGCGCTATCAGGGTTGGCAAAAGCAACCTCATTCTGAATTAACGATTCAAGGGCAATTAGAGAAAGCTCTTTTAAAAATTGTAAAATCAAATGATATTCATACAATTGGTTCGGGTAGAACAGACTCGGGGGTCCATGCTCTCGCTCAAGTTGCCAGAATTCAAATTCCATTTTCAATTGAGAGTTCATCACTACTTAAGGCGATAAATTCTCACTTACCTGATGATATTGAATGCATGACTTGCGAGGATTCGAGTGAAGACTTTCATCCAGTTTTTGGGGCCAAGGATAAGACCTATCGTTATGTTTTTAGTCTTGGAAAAAGAAGGGATGCACTTGCTGGTGATATGGTGACTTATCTTTCTCGGAGCCTAGATATTGAAAAAATGAAAATGGCCTGCAAAGAGTTCATTGGAGAGCATGACTTTGCAGATTTTTACACAACGGGCACGGAAGTTTCATCTACAGTTAGAAGAATTTTTGACTGTAGCTTAGAAAAGTCATCTGGCTCAGGGTTTCTTAAAGATATCTACCCCGAGTACTTTGTCTTTGAAGTTAAAGGAAGTGGCTTCTTGAAGCAGATGGTCAGGCTGATGGTTGCAACTATTTGGAATATTGGAGAAGGGAAAGTGAGCTTAGATGAGCTTCGGGTGGCCCTTAGCTCACCAACTGGCAGAAAGCTGGCTCCAGTGGCCCCTCCCCAAGGACTTTATCTCTATGAAGTGAATTACTAG
- the tig gene encoding trigger factor, whose protein sequence is MSYTVETINDCTKKIVFNFETLDLTAEIKTAIVQKQKTTSLKGFRKGKAPLSMVEQVYGPQIQSEALNQFVQNQFFDAVQKEELRIVGYPSFENMNYDEGKSVKFDALVEIFPTVEVKGLDKITVAKETVAVSDEDVTAMEKNYLGSRAEMKEIEEDVKLANGQFAVLNFQGEKEDGEKPENMKGEEFLLEIGSGQFIPGFEEGMIGMKKGEKKVIELTFPGDYHVEELKNSKVKFDTELLEIKQKVFPDFTDELAKEFGFETVEDFKTKTKDNLFKQKEREVAEKMHQEILEKLIEANKFDVPASLVSQQEASLKEDLSRNLKGQGFNEQMLGEYFEKWAGDLSEKATFQVRSGLILDNLAKKYNVEATDSDFDAKIEEMAAGSGMQADQIKGYYSSDAKLKGNLMYAIREEKTFEKIKEEIKLK, encoded by the coding sequence ATGTCTTATACTGTTGAAACAATTAATGATTGTACAAAGAAAATTGTTTTTAATTTTGAAACTCTAGATCTTACTGCTGAAATTAAAACAGCAATTGTTCAAAAGCAAAAAACAACCTCATTAAAAGGTTTTAGAAAAGGAAAAGCTCCTTTAAGTATGGTTGAGCAAGTTTATGGACCACAAATCCAATCAGAAGCTTTAAATCAATTTGTACAAAATCAATTCTTTGATGCTGTTCAAAAAGAAGAGCTAAGAATCGTTGGTTACCCATCGTTTGAAAATATGAATTACGATGAAGGGAAATCAGTTAAGTTTGATGCTCTCGTTGAAATTTTCCCAACTGTAGAAGTAAAAGGTTTAGATAAAATTACTGTAGCTAAAGAAACAGTAGCGGTTTCTGACGAAGATGTTACAGCAATGGAAAAGAATTACCTAGGTTCTAGAGCAGAGATGAAAGAAATTGAAGAAGATGTGAAACTGGCAAATGGTCAATTCGCAGTTCTTAACTTTCAAGGTGAAAAAGAAGATGGTGAGAAGCCAGAAAATATGAAAGGTGAAGAGTTCTTACTTGAAATTGGTTCAGGGCAATTTATCCCAGGATTTGAAGAAGGTATGATTGGTATGAAAAAAGGTGAGAAGAAAGTTATTGAACTTACTTTCCCTGGAGACTACCACGTTGAAGAACTTAAAAACTCTAAAGTAAAATTTGATACTGAGCTTTTAGAAATTAAGCAAAAGGTATTCCCTGACTTTACAGATGAGCTTGCTAAAGAATTTGGATTTGAAACTGTAGAAGATTTCAAAACAAAAACAAAAGATAATCTCTTTAAGCAAAAAGAAAGAGAAGTTGCTGAGAAAATGCACCAAGAAATTCTTGAGAAATTAATTGAAGCAAATAAGTTTGATGTTCCAGCTTCACTTGTTTCGCAGCAAGAAGCTAGCCTTAAAGAAGATCTTTCTAGAAACCTTAAAGGGCAAGGGTTCAACGAGCAAATGCTTGGTGAGTACTTTGAAAAATGGGCAGGAGATCTTTCTGAGAAAGCAACTTTTCAAGTTCGTTCAGGATTAATTCTTGATAACCTTGCAAAGAAATACAATGTTGAAGCAACAGATTCTGACTTTGATGCAAAGATTGAAGAGATGGCCGCTGGTTCAGGTATGCAAGCTGATCAAATTAAAGGTTACTATTCTTCTGATGCAAAACTAAAAGGAAACTTAATGTACGCTATCAGAGAAGAGAAGACTTTTGAGAAGATTAAAGAAGAAATTAAACTAAAGTAA
- a CDS encoding flavin reductase family protein — protein MNMKSFDTNGEFAKNYKFLIGSILPRPIAVVSTVNENGTNNVAPFSFFTAVSAKPMIIAFSPMIKSSTGEMKDTPRNIFREKEFVVSFVSEEIIDQINTTSVELPYGEDEFKLAGLTPIDSDIVKAKRILESKIHFECIYRDHLSYGDEPGCGQIITGEVVKVHINEDLLDSGRIDTSKFKPVGRGAGNDWILCDHLIQRERLMQKQIQK, from the coding sequence ATGAATATGAAAAGTTTCGATACAAATGGTGAATTTGCTAAAAATTATAAATTTCTTATTGGCTCTATACTTCCAAGGCCAATTGCAGTGGTCTCAACAGTAAATGAGAATGGAACAAATAACGTAGCTCCTTTTTCATTTTTCACAGCTGTTAGTGCTAAGCCAATGATTATCGCCTTCTCTCCAATGATCAAGAGTTCAACAGGAGAGATGAAAGATACTCCTAGAAATATTTTTAGAGAGAAAGAATTTGTTGTGAGCTTTGTCAGTGAAGAGATCATTGATCAGATCAATACAACTTCTGTAGAGCTACCTTACGGGGAAGATGAATTTAAACTTGCGGGACTTACACCAATTGATTCAGACATTGTTAAGGCCAAGAGAATCCTTGAAAGTAAAATACACTTTGAATGTATCTATAGAGATCACCTTAGCTATGGCGATGAACCTGGTTGTGGGCAAATTATTACTGGAGAGGTGGTAAAGGTTCATATAAATGAGGATCTTCTCGATTCAGGAAGAATTGATACTTCTAAATTCAAACCTGTGGGAAGAGGTGCTGGCAATGATTGGATACTCTGCGATCATCTCATTCAAAGAGAGCGCCTTATGCAGAAGCAAATTCAAAAATAA
- a CDS encoding homogentisate 1,2-dioxygenase has translation MESFKSSGTFSKQAHVKIPEGLYEEEHGRKGFFGRVSQIYHQNPPVNWTNIEGELKPRCQKPMFGDHLEVNYFQPILFNNDVTINVAHYTVSFECFFRNADFDELYFIHEGEGHFETIYGHLTYKRGDYITIPRGTTYKLFVKNATKIFKIESNSEFEQPDRGMLGPNALYDQTVIETPESALGSEQNLSEYKVEIKRLGKITTVTYPFNPLDAKGWKGSVYPTKLSIYDLCPVMSHKYHIPPSGHTTYVCRNFVICSFVERPLEDSKHGVLRVPFYHSNIDYDEVLFYHQGNFFSRDNIDAGALTFHPQGIHHGPHPKAFNSVDDKTHTDEYAVMVDARYPLEPTKWFAENEVSDYWKSWM, from the coding sequence ATGGAAAGCTTTAAATCAAGTGGAACTTTTTCTAAACAAGCTCACGTAAAGATTCCAGAAGGTCTTTATGAAGAGGAGCATGGAAGAAAAGGTTTCTTTGGCAGAGTAAGTCAGATTTATCACCAAAACCCACCAGTAAATTGGACTAATATCGAAGGTGAATTAAAACCAAGATGCCAAAAGCCAATGTTTGGCGATCACTTAGAAGTAAATTACTTTCAACCCATTCTCTTTAATAACGATGTTACAATCAATGTTGCTCATTATACCGTGAGCTTTGAATGCTTCTTTAGAAATGCAGACTTTGATGAACTCTACTTCATTCATGAGGGAGAGGGACATTTTGAAACGATCTATGGCCACCTCACTTATAAGCGTGGTGATTATATTACAATTCCAAGAGGGACAACTTATAAACTTTTCGTAAAGAATGCGACAAAGATATTTAAAATCGAATCAAACTCTGAATTTGAACAGCCGGACAGAGGAATGCTTGGTCCAAATGCTCTATATGACCAAACGGTTATTGAAACTCCTGAGAGCGCACTTGGCTCTGAACAAAATTTAAGTGAGTATAAAGTTGAAATAAAAAGACTAGGTAAAATTACGACAGTTACTTATCCTTTTAACCCACTTGATGCAAAAGGATGGAAAGGTTCCGTTTATCCAACGAAGCTCTCTATCTACGATCTTTGCCCTGTGATGTCACATAAGTATCATATTCCACCCTCTGGACATACGACTTATGTTTGTAGAAATTTTGTTATTTGCTCTTTTGTAGAAAGGCCTTTAGAGGACTCAAAGCATGGGGTCCTTAGAGTTCCTTTCTATCACTCAAATATTGATTACGATGAAGTTCTTTTCTATCATCAAGGAAACTTCTTCAGTAGAGATAATATAGATGCTGGAGCACTAACGTTTCACCCACAAGGAATTCATCATGGGCCACACCCAAAGGCCTTTAATAGTGTCGATGATAAAACTCACACTGACGAGTATGCCGTTATGGTTGATGCCAGATATCCACTTGAGCCAACAAAGTGGTTTGCAGAGAATGAAGTAAGTGATTATTGGAAAAGTTGGATGTAG
- a CDS encoding fumarylacetoacetate hydrolase family protein, which yields MKICHYRNNFIPGGKTRLGILDENEGIIIDPNFVWACDYEREGRFNPYERADRTLPSSLFDVLNFCDDPLDALQESYGLFQFLKLVGDLKLKDGTPTFYKLDDESISLAKPLDKIATYRDFYAHEKHVAKGFEKRGEPIPEAWYEIPAYYKGATQGFIGPDEEVLWPSYTNILDYELEIGMVVGKEGINIKEEDALKHIFGFTILNDISARDIQKKEMAIRLGPAKGKDFCSIIGPVITTIDEFDGLEPDLLMTATVNGKEWSRGQSGDSHFSFAQMITHVSQDEWVLPGDLFGSGTVGTGCGLEIDKWIQSGDEIELFIEGIGTLKNKIGKKNGKL from the coding sequence ATGAAAATTTGTCACTACAGAAATAACTTCATTCCCGGTGGAAAAACGCGCCTTGGAATCTTAGATGAAAATGAAGGAATTATCATTGACCCAAACTTTGTCTGGGCCTGTGATTATGAAAGAGAAGGAAGATTTAACCCATACGAAAGAGCTGATCGAACTCTCCCAAGCTCTCTCTTTGACGTCTTAAATTTCTGTGATGATCCTCTAGATGCTCTTCAAGAGAGCTATGGACTTTTTCAATTTCTAAAACTTGTTGGAGACCTAAAATTAAAAGATGGAACACCTACATTTTATAAACTAGATGATGAAAGTATTTCTCTAGCAAAGCCTCTTGATAAAATTGCAACCTACAGAGACTTCTATGCCCACGAAAAACATGTGGCGAAAGGTTTCGAAAAAAGAGGAGAGCCTATTCCTGAAGCTTGGTATGAAATACCTGCTTATTACAAAGGGGCAACACAAGGTTTTATTGGACCTGATGAAGAAGTGCTCTGGCCTAGCTATACTAATATTCTCGACTACGAATTAGAAATTGGAATGGTTGTAGGAAAAGAGGGAATTAATATAAAAGAAGAAGATGCCTTAAAACATATCTTTGGCTTTACAATCTTAAACGATATTTCAGCGAGAGATATTCAAAAGAAAGAGATGGCCATCAGACTAGGCCCAGCAAAAGGAAAAGACTTCTGCTCAATCATTGGTCCTGTTATTACAACAATCGATGAGTTTGATGGTCTAGAGCCTGACCTTCTAATGACCGCCACTGTTAATGGAAAGGAATGGTCAAGAGGACAGTCCGGAGACTCTCACTTCTCTTTTGCCCAAATGATCACTCATGTTTCACAAGACGAATGGGTTCTCCCAGGAGATCTCTTTGGCTCTGGAACTGTAGGAACAGGCTGTGGGCTTGAGATTGATAAATGGATTCAATCTGGAGATGAGATAGAATTATTTATTGAAGGTATTGGAACTTTAAAAAATAAAATAGGAAAGAAGAATGGAAAGCTTTAA